One genomic window of Muntiacus reevesi chromosome 4, mMunRee1.1, whole genome shotgun sequence includes the following:
- the ANKRD52 gene encoding serine/threonine-protein phosphatase 6 regulatory ankyrin repeat subunit C isoform X2: MGILSITDQPPLVQAIFSRDVEEVRSLLSQKENINVLDQERRTPLHAAAYVGDVPILQLLLMSGANVNAKDTLWLTPLHRAAASRNEKVLGLLLAHSADVNARDKLWQTPLHVAAANRATKCAEALAPLLSSLNVADRSGRSALHHAVHSGHLETVNLLLNKGASLNVCDKKERQPLHWAAFLGHLEVLKLLVARGADLGCKDRKGYGLLHTAAASGQIEVVKYLLRMGAEIDEPNAFGNTALHIACYLGQDAVAIELVNAGANVNQPNDKGFTPLHVAAVSTNGALCLELLVNNGADVNYQSKEGKSPLHMAAIHGRFTRSQILIQNGSEIDCADKFGNTPLHVAARYGHELLISTLMTNGADTARRGIHDMFPLHLAVLFGFSDCCRKLLSSGQLYSIVSSLSNEHVLSAGFDINTPDNLGRTCLHAAASGGNVECLNLLLSSGADLRRRDKFGRTPLHYAAANGSYQCAVTLVTAGAGVNEADCKGCAPLHYAAASDTYRRAEPHSSSSHDAEEDEPLKESRRKEAFFCLEFLLDNGADPSLRDRQGYTAVHYAAAYGNRQNLELLLEMSFNCLEDVESTIPVSPLHLAAYNGHCEALKTLAETLVNLDVRDHKGRTALFLATERGSTECVEVLTAHGASALIKERKRKWTPLHAAAASGHTDSLHLLIDSGERADITDVMDAYGQTPLMLAIMNGHVDCVHLLLEKGSTADAADLRGRTALHRGAVTGCEDCLAALLDHDAFVLCRDFKGRTPIHLASACGHTAVLRTLLQAALSTDPLDTGVDYSGYSPMHWASYTGHEDCLELLLEHSPFSYLEGNPFTPLHCAVINSQDSTTEMLLGALGAKIVNSRDAKGRTPLHAAAFADNVSGLRMLLQHQAEVNATDHTGRTALMTAAENGQAAAVEFLLYRGKADLTVMDENKNTALHLACSKGHEKCALMILAETQDLGLINATNSALQMPLHIAARSGLASVVQALLSRGATVLAVDEEGHTPALACAPNKDVADCLALILSTMKPFPPKDAVSPFSFSLLKNCGIAAAKTVGGCGALPHGASCPYSQERHSAIGLDGCYSE, encoded by the exons ATGGGGATCCTCAGCATCACGGACCAG CCGCCCCTGGTCCAGGCCATCTTCAGCCGAGATGTGGAGGAAGTGCGCTCGCTCCTCTCGCAGAAGGAGAACATCAACGTGCTG GACCAAGAGAGGCGAACCCCGCTGCATGCTGCTGCCTACGTAGGCGACGTCCCCATCCTCCAGTTGCTACTGATGTCAG GTGCTAATGTCAACGCTAAGGACACACTGTGGCTGACCCCTCTTCATCGTGCTGCTGCCTCCCGAAATGAG AAGGTGCTGGGACTGCTGCTGGCGCACTCGGCAGACGTGAATGCCCGGGACAAGCTGTGGCAGACACCGCTGCACGTGGCAGCTGCCAACCGGGCCACCAAGTGTGCCGAGGCTCTGGCCCCCCTGCTGAGCAGCCTCAACGTGGCCGACAGGAGCGGGCGCAGCGCCCTGCACCACGCGGTGCACAGTGGGCATCTGGAG ACGGTGAACCTGCTCCTCAACAAGGGAGCCAGCCTGAACGTTTGTGACAAAAAGGAGCGGCAGCCTCTGCACTGGGCGGCTTTTCTAG GGCATTTGGAGGTCCTGAAACTGCTGGTGGCACGGGGCGCAGACCTCGGCTGCAAGGACCGCAAGGGCTATGGGCTGCTCCATACAGCTGCTGCCAGTGGCCAGATTGAAGTGGTGAAGTACCTGCTCCGGATGGGGGCTGAG ATTGATGAGCCCAACGCTTTTGGAAACACAGCTTTGCACATTGCCTGCTACCTGGGCCAGGATGCTGTGGCTATCGAGTTGGTGAATGCAGGAGCCAATGTCAACCAGCCGAACGACAAGGGCTTCACGCCGCTGCATGTGGCTGCAGTCTCCACCAATGGCGCGCTGTGCTTGGAGCTGCTGGTCAATAACGGGGCGGACGTCAACTACCAG AGCAAAGAAGGGAAGAGTCCTCTGCACATGGCTGCCATTCACGGCCGTTTCACCCGCTCCCAGATCCTCATCCAGAACG GCAGCGAGATCGACTGCGCCGACAAATTTGGGAACACGCCACTGCACGTGGCCGCTCGCTACGGACACGAGCTGCTCATCAGCACCCTCATGACCAACGGCGCGGATACCGCCCG GCGCGGCATCCACGACATGTTTCCCCTGCACTTGGCGGTCCTCTTTGGATTCTCTGACTGTTGCCGCAAGCTCCTTTCCTCGG GTCAGCTCTACAGCATCGTGTCCTCGCTCAGCAACGAGCACGTGCTTTCAGCTGGGTTCGACATCAACACGCCGGACAACCTTGGCCGTACCTGTCTTCATGCTGCTGCTTCCGGAGG GAATGTTGAATGTCTTAACTTGCTGTTGAGCAGTGGAGCCGACTTGAGGCGGAGAGACAAGTTTGGAAG GACCCCACTGCACTATGCAGCCGCCAACGGCAGCTACCAGTGCGCTGTCACGCTGGTGACCGCCGGGGCCGGCGTCAACGAGGCCGACTGTAAAGGCTGCGCTCCCCTCCACTACGCCGCCGCCTCCGACACCTACAGGAG GGCGGAGCCCCACTCATCCTCCAGCCACGATGCTGAAGAGGATGAGCCCCTGAAGGAGTCCCGCAGGAAGGAGGCCTTCTT CTGTTTGGAATTCTTACTGGACAACGGTGCAGACCCCTCCCTGCGGGACAGGCAGGGCTACACAGCCGTGCACTATGCTGCCGCCTATGGCAACAGACAGAACCTCGAGCTG CTCTTAGAAATGTCCTTTAACTGCCTGGAGGATGTAGAGAGCACCATTCCAGTCAGCCCTTTGCACTTAGCT GCCTACAACGGTCACTGTGAAGCCCTGAAGACACTGGCTGAGACGCTGGTGAACCTGGATGTGAGGGACCACAAGGGCCGGACCGCGCTCTTCCTGGCCACTGAGCGAGGCTCTACTGAGTGTGTGGAGGTGCTAACCGCCCACGGCGCCTCTGCCCTCATCAAGGAGCGCAAACGCAAGTGGACACCCCTGCATGCTGCTG CTGCCTCTGGCCACACTGACTCCCTGCACTTGCTGATCGACAGTGGGGAACGCGCCGACATCACGGATGTCATGGATGCCTATGGACA AACCCCACTGATGCTGGCCATCATGAATGGCCACGTGGACTGTGTACATCTGCTGCTAGAGAAAGGATCCACGGCTGACGCTGCTGACCTCCGGGGCCGCACCGCCCTCCACCGTGGG GCCGTGACCGGCTGTGAGGACTGCCTGGCCGCCCTGCTGGACCACGACGCATTTGTGCTGTGCCGAGACTTCAAGGGCCGCACGCCCATTCACCTGGCCTCAGCCTGCGGCCACACCGCGGTGCTGCGGACCCTGCTGCAGGCCGCCCTGTCCACGGACCCCCTGGACACCGGGGTGGATTACAGCGGATACTCGCCCATGCACTGGGCCTCCTACACTG GACACGAAGATTGTCTGGAGTTGTTACTTGAACACAGCCCGTTTTCATATCTGGAAGGAAACCCCTTCACTCCTTTGCACTGTGCAGT TATTAATAGCCAGGACAGCACCACAGAGATGCTGCTGGGAGCTCTGGGTGCCAAGATTGTGAACAGCCGAGATGCCAAAGGACG GACCCCTCTTCACGCCGCTGCCTTCGCAGACAACGTCTCTGGGCTCCGGATGCTGCTGCAGCACCAGGCCGAGGTGAACGCCACGGACCACACTGGCCGCACCGCGCTCATGACAGCGGCTGAGAACGGGCAGGCTGCAGCCGTGG AATTTCTGCTCTATCGAGGGAAGGCAGACCTTACTGTGATGGATGAGAACAAGAACACCGCCCTCCACTTGGCCTGTAGCAAG GGCCATGAGAAGTGTGCCCTCATGATCCTGGCAGAAACCCAAGACCTTGGCCTTATCAATGCTACCAACAGCGCGCTGCAGAT GCCGCTGCACATCGCTGCCCGGAGCGGCCTGGCCTCCGTGGTGCAGGCCCTGCTGAGCCGCGGGGCCACCGTGCTGGCTGTGGATGAAGAAG GTCACACCCCGGCCTTGGCCTGCGCCCCCAACAAAGATGTGGCAGACTGTCTGGCCTTGATCCTCTCCACCATGAAGCCTTTCCCACCCAAGGACGCTGTCAGTCCTTTCAGCTTCAGCCTGCTCAAGAACTGCGGCATCGCGGCAGCCAAGACGGTGGGTGGCTGCGGGGCCCTGCCCCACGGGGCCTCGTGCCCCTACAGCCAGGAGCGGCACAGCGCCATTGGCTTAGACGGCTGCTACTCCGAGTAG
- the ANKRD52 gene encoding serine/threonine-protein phosphatase 6 regulatory ankyrin repeat subunit C isoform X3: MGILSITDQDQERRTPLHAAAYVGDVPILQLLLMSGANVNAKDTLWLTPLHRAAASRNEKVLGLLLAHSADVNARDKLWQTPLHVAAANRATKCAEALAPLLSSLNVADRSGRSALHHAVHSGHLETVNLLLNKGASLNVCDKKERQPLHWAAFLGHLEVLKLLVARGADLGCKDRKGYGLLHTAAASGQIEVVKYLLRMGAEIDEPNAFGNTALHIACYLGQDAVAIELVNAGANVNQPNDKGFTPLHVAAVSTNGALCLELLVNNGADVNYQSKEGKSPLHMAAIHGRFTRSQILIQNGSEIDCADKFGNTPLHVAARYGHELLISTLMTNGADTARRGIHDMFPLHLAVLFGFSDCCRKLLSSGQLYSIVSSLSNEHVLSAGFDINTPDNLGRTCLHAAASGGNVECLNLLLSSGADLRRRDKFGRTPLHYAAANGSYQCAVTLVTAGAGVNEADCKGCAPLHYAAASDTYRRAEPHSSSSHDAEEDEPLKESRRKEAFFCLEFLLDNGADPSLRDRQGYTAVHYAAAYGNRQNLELLLEMSFNCLEDVESTIPVSPLHLAAYNGHCEALKTLAETLVNLDVRDHKGRTALFLATERGSTECVEVLTAHGASALIKERKRKWTPLHAAAASGHTDSLHLLIDSGERADITDVMDAYGQTPLMLAIMNGHVDCVHLLLEKGSTADAADLRGRTALHRGAVTGCEDCLAALLDHDAFVLCRDFKGRTPIHLASACGHTAVLRTLLQAALSTDPLDTGVDYSGYSPMHWASYTGHEDCLELLLEHSPFSYLEGNPFTPLHCAVINSQDSTTEMLLGALGAKIVNSRDAKGRTPLHAAAFADNVSGLRMLLQHQAEVNATDHTGRTALMTAAENGQAAAVEFLLYRGKADLTVMDENKNTALHLACSKGHEKCALMILAETQDLGLINATNSALQMPLHIAARSGLASVVQALLSRGATVLAVDEEGHTPALACAPNKDVADCLALILSTMKPFPPKDAVSPFSFSLLKNCGIAAAKTAPSPRACQADPRRLFHAHHCLPARPAPPSPQQ; this comes from the exons ATGGGGATCCTCAGCATCACGGACCAG GACCAAGAGAGGCGAACCCCGCTGCATGCTGCTGCCTACGTAGGCGACGTCCCCATCCTCCAGTTGCTACTGATGTCAG GTGCTAATGTCAACGCTAAGGACACACTGTGGCTGACCCCTCTTCATCGTGCTGCTGCCTCCCGAAATGAG AAGGTGCTGGGACTGCTGCTGGCGCACTCGGCAGACGTGAATGCCCGGGACAAGCTGTGGCAGACACCGCTGCACGTGGCAGCTGCCAACCGGGCCACCAAGTGTGCCGAGGCTCTGGCCCCCCTGCTGAGCAGCCTCAACGTGGCCGACAGGAGCGGGCGCAGCGCCCTGCACCACGCGGTGCACAGTGGGCATCTGGAG ACGGTGAACCTGCTCCTCAACAAGGGAGCCAGCCTGAACGTTTGTGACAAAAAGGAGCGGCAGCCTCTGCACTGGGCGGCTTTTCTAG GGCATTTGGAGGTCCTGAAACTGCTGGTGGCACGGGGCGCAGACCTCGGCTGCAAGGACCGCAAGGGCTATGGGCTGCTCCATACAGCTGCTGCCAGTGGCCAGATTGAAGTGGTGAAGTACCTGCTCCGGATGGGGGCTGAG ATTGATGAGCCCAACGCTTTTGGAAACACAGCTTTGCACATTGCCTGCTACCTGGGCCAGGATGCTGTGGCTATCGAGTTGGTGAATGCAGGAGCCAATGTCAACCAGCCGAACGACAAGGGCTTCACGCCGCTGCATGTGGCTGCAGTCTCCACCAATGGCGCGCTGTGCTTGGAGCTGCTGGTCAATAACGGGGCGGACGTCAACTACCAG AGCAAAGAAGGGAAGAGTCCTCTGCACATGGCTGCCATTCACGGCCGTTTCACCCGCTCCCAGATCCTCATCCAGAACG GCAGCGAGATCGACTGCGCCGACAAATTTGGGAACACGCCACTGCACGTGGCCGCTCGCTACGGACACGAGCTGCTCATCAGCACCCTCATGACCAACGGCGCGGATACCGCCCG GCGCGGCATCCACGACATGTTTCCCCTGCACTTGGCGGTCCTCTTTGGATTCTCTGACTGTTGCCGCAAGCTCCTTTCCTCGG GTCAGCTCTACAGCATCGTGTCCTCGCTCAGCAACGAGCACGTGCTTTCAGCTGGGTTCGACATCAACACGCCGGACAACCTTGGCCGTACCTGTCTTCATGCTGCTGCTTCCGGAGG GAATGTTGAATGTCTTAACTTGCTGTTGAGCAGTGGAGCCGACTTGAGGCGGAGAGACAAGTTTGGAAG GACCCCACTGCACTATGCAGCCGCCAACGGCAGCTACCAGTGCGCTGTCACGCTGGTGACCGCCGGGGCCGGCGTCAACGAGGCCGACTGTAAAGGCTGCGCTCCCCTCCACTACGCCGCCGCCTCCGACACCTACAGGAG GGCGGAGCCCCACTCATCCTCCAGCCACGATGCTGAAGAGGATGAGCCCCTGAAGGAGTCCCGCAGGAAGGAGGCCTTCTT CTGTTTGGAATTCTTACTGGACAACGGTGCAGACCCCTCCCTGCGGGACAGGCAGGGCTACACAGCCGTGCACTATGCTGCCGCCTATGGCAACAGACAGAACCTCGAGCTG CTCTTAGAAATGTCCTTTAACTGCCTGGAGGATGTAGAGAGCACCATTCCAGTCAGCCCTTTGCACTTAGCT GCCTACAACGGTCACTGTGAAGCCCTGAAGACACTGGCTGAGACGCTGGTGAACCTGGATGTGAGGGACCACAAGGGCCGGACCGCGCTCTTCCTGGCCACTGAGCGAGGCTCTACTGAGTGTGTGGAGGTGCTAACCGCCCACGGCGCCTCTGCCCTCATCAAGGAGCGCAAACGCAAGTGGACACCCCTGCATGCTGCTG CTGCCTCTGGCCACACTGACTCCCTGCACTTGCTGATCGACAGTGGGGAACGCGCCGACATCACGGATGTCATGGATGCCTATGGACA AACCCCACTGATGCTGGCCATCATGAATGGCCACGTGGACTGTGTACATCTGCTGCTAGAGAAAGGATCCACGGCTGACGCTGCTGACCTCCGGGGCCGCACCGCCCTCCACCGTGGG GCCGTGACCGGCTGTGAGGACTGCCTGGCCGCCCTGCTGGACCACGACGCATTTGTGCTGTGCCGAGACTTCAAGGGCCGCACGCCCATTCACCTGGCCTCAGCCTGCGGCCACACCGCGGTGCTGCGGACCCTGCTGCAGGCCGCCCTGTCCACGGACCCCCTGGACACCGGGGTGGATTACAGCGGATACTCGCCCATGCACTGGGCCTCCTACACTG GACACGAAGATTGTCTGGAGTTGTTACTTGAACACAGCCCGTTTTCATATCTGGAAGGAAACCCCTTCACTCCTTTGCACTGTGCAGT TATTAATAGCCAGGACAGCACCACAGAGATGCTGCTGGGAGCTCTGGGTGCCAAGATTGTGAACAGCCGAGATGCCAAAGGACG GACCCCTCTTCACGCCGCTGCCTTCGCAGACAACGTCTCTGGGCTCCGGATGCTGCTGCAGCACCAGGCCGAGGTGAACGCCACGGACCACACTGGCCGCACCGCGCTCATGACAGCGGCTGAGAACGGGCAGGCTGCAGCCGTGG AATTTCTGCTCTATCGAGGGAAGGCAGACCTTACTGTGATGGATGAGAACAAGAACACCGCCCTCCACTTGGCCTGTAGCAAG GGCCATGAGAAGTGTGCCCTCATGATCCTGGCAGAAACCCAAGACCTTGGCCTTATCAATGCTACCAACAGCGCGCTGCAGAT GCCGCTGCACATCGCTGCCCGGAGCGGCCTGGCCTCCGTGGTGCAGGCCCTGCTGAGCCGCGGGGCCACCGTGCTGGCTGTGGATGAAGAAG GTCACACCCCGGCCTTGGCCTGCGCCCCCAACAAAGATGTGGCAGACTGTCTGGCCTTGATCCTCTCCACCATGAAGCCTTTCCCACCCAAGGACGCTGTCAGTCCTTTCAGCTTCAGCCTGCTCAAGAACTGCGGCATCGCGGCAGCCAAGACG GCCCCTTCCCCCCGCGCCTGCCAGGCAGATCCCCGCCGCCTCTTCCATGCCCATCACTGCCTCCCTGCTCGGCCGGCCCCTCCATCCCCGCAGCAGTGA
- the ANKRD52 gene encoding serine/threonine-protein phosphatase 6 regulatory ankyrin repeat subunit C isoform X4, translating into MGILSITDQPPLVQAIFSRDVEEVRSLLSQKENINVLDQERRTPLHAAAYVGDVPILQLLLMSGANVNAKDTLWLTPLHRAAASRNEKVLGLLLAHSADVNARDKLWQTPLHVAAANRATKCAEALAPLLSSLNVADRSGRSALHHAVHSGHLETVNLLLNKGASLNVCDKKERQPLHWAAFLGHLEVLKLLVARGADLGCKDRKGYGLLHTAAASGQIEVVKYLLRMGAEIDEPNAFGNTALHIACYLGQDAVAIELVNAGANVNQPNDKGFTPLHVAAVSTNGALCLELLVNNGADVNYQSKEGKSPLHMAAIHGRFTRSQILIQNGSEIDCADKFGNTPLHVAARYGHELLISTLMTNGADTARRGIHDMFPLHLAVLFGFSDCCRKLLSSGQLYSIVSSLSNEHVLSAGFDINTPDNLGRTCLHAAASGGNVECLNLLLSSGADLRRRDKFGRTPLHYAAANGSYQCAVTLVTAGAGVNEADCKGCAPLHYAAASDTYRRAEPHSSSSHDAEEDEPLKESRRKEAFFCLEFLLDNGADPSLRDRQGYTAVHYAAAYGNRQNLELLLEMSFNCLEDVESTIPVSPLHLAAYNGHCEALKTLAETLVNLDVRDHKGRTALFLATERGSTECVEVLTAHGASALIKERKRKWTPLHAAAASGHTDSLHLLIDSGERADITDVMDAYGQTPLMLAIMNGHVDCVHLLLEKGSTADAADLRGRTALHRGAVTGCEDCLAALLDHDAFVLCRDFKGRTPIHLASACGHTAVLRTLLQAALSTDPLDTGVDYSGYSPMHWASYTGHEDCLELLLEHSPFSYLEGNPFTPLHCAVINSQDSTTEMLLGALGAKIVNSRDAKGRTPLHAAAFADNVSGLRMLLQHQAEVNATDHTGRTALMTAAENGQAAAVEFLLYRGKADLTVMDENKNTALHLACSKGHEKCALMILAETQDLGLINATNSALQMPLHIAARSGLASVVQALLSRGATVLAVDEEGNSSEQGPNTDTLESLRGV; encoded by the exons ATGGGGATCCTCAGCATCACGGACCAG CCGCCCCTGGTCCAGGCCATCTTCAGCCGAGATGTGGAGGAAGTGCGCTCGCTCCTCTCGCAGAAGGAGAACATCAACGTGCTG GACCAAGAGAGGCGAACCCCGCTGCATGCTGCTGCCTACGTAGGCGACGTCCCCATCCTCCAGTTGCTACTGATGTCAG GTGCTAATGTCAACGCTAAGGACACACTGTGGCTGACCCCTCTTCATCGTGCTGCTGCCTCCCGAAATGAG AAGGTGCTGGGACTGCTGCTGGCGCACTCGGCAGACGTGAATGCCCGGGACAAGCTGTGGCAGACACCGCTGCACGTGGCAGCTGCCAACCGGGCCACCAAGTGTGCCGAGGCTCTGGCCCCCCTGCTGAGCAGCCTCAACGTGGCCGACAGGAGCGGGCGCAGCGCCCTGCACCACGCGGTGCACAGTGGGCATCTGGAG ACGGTGAACCTGCTCCTCAACAAGGGAGCCAGCCTGAACGTTTGTGACAAAAAGGAGCGGCAGCCTCTGCACTGGGCGGCTTTTCTAG GGCATTTGGAGGTCCTGAAACTGCTGGTGGCACGGGGCGCAGACCTCGGCTGCAAGGACCGCAAGGGCTATGGGCTGCTCCATACAGCTGCTGCCAGTGGCCAGATTGAAGTGGTGAAGTACCTGCTCCGGATGGGGGCTGAG ATTGATGAGCCCAACGCTTTTGGAAACACAGCTTTGCACATTGCCTGCTACCTGGGCCAGGATGCTGTGGCTATCGAGTTGGTGAATGCAGGAGCCAATGTCAACCAGCCGAACGACAAGGGCTTCACGCCGCTGCATGTGGCTGCAGTCTCCACCAATGGCGCGCTGTGCTTGGAGCTGCTGGTCAATAACGGGGCGGACGTCAACTACCAG AGCAAAGAAGGGAAGAGTCCTCTGCACATGGCTGCCATTCACGGCCGTTTCACCCGCTCCCAGATCCTCATCCAGAACG GCAGCGAGATCGACTGCGCCGACAAATTTGGGAACACGCCACTGCACGTGGCCGCTCGCTACGGACACGAGCTGCTCATCAGCACCCTCATGACCAACGGCGCGGATACCGCCCG GCGCGGCATCCACGACATGTTTCCCCTGCACTTGGCGGTCCTCTTTGGATTCTCTGACTGTTGCCGCAAGCTCCTTTCCTCGG GTCAGCTCTACAGCATCGTGTCCTCGCTCAGCAACGAGCACGTGCTTTCAGCTGGGTTCGACATCAACACGCCGGACAACCTTGGCCGTACCTGTCTTCATGCTGCTGCTTCCGGAGG GAATGTTGAATGTCTTAACTTGCTGTTGAGCAGTGGAGCCGACTTGAGGCGGAGAGACAAGTTTGGAAG GACCCCACTGCACTATGCAGCCGCCAACGGCAGCTACCAGTGCGCTGTCACGCTGGTGACCGCCGGGGCCGGCGTCAACGAGGCCGACTGTAAAGGCTGCGCTCCCCTCCACTACGCCGCCGCCTCCGACACCTACAGGAG GGCGGAGCCCCACTCATCCTCCAGCCACGATGCTGAAGAGGATGAGCCCCTGAAGGAGTCCCGCAGGAAGGAGGCCTTCTT CTGTTTGGAATTCTTACTGGACAACGGTGCAGACCCCTCCCTGCGGGACAGGCAGGGCTACACAGCCGTGCACTATGCTGCCGCCTATGGCAACAGACAGAACCTCGAGCTG CTCTTAGAAATGTCCTTTAACTGCCTGGAGGATGTAGAGAGCACCATTCCAGTCAGCCCTTTGCACTTAGCT GCCTACAACGGTCACTGTGAAGCCCTGAAGACACTGGCTGAGACGCTGGTGAACCTGGATGTGAGGGACCACAAGGGCCGGACCGCGCTCTTCCTGGCCACTGAGCGAGGCTCTACTGAGTGTGTGGAGGTGCTAACCGCCCACGGCGCCTCTGCCCTCATCAAGGAGCGCAAACGCAAGTGGACACCCCTGCATGCTGCTG CTGCCTCTGGCCACACTGACTCCCTGCACTTGCTGATCGACAGTGGGGAACGCGCCGACATCACGGATGTCATGGATGCCTATGGACA AACCCCACTGATGCTGGCCATCATGAATGGCCACGTGGACTGTGTACATCTGCTGCTAGAGAAAGGATCCACGGCTGACGCTGCTGACCTCCGGGGCCGCACCGCCCTCCACCGTGGG GCCGTGACCGGCTGTGAGGACTGCCTGGCCGCCCTGCTGGACCACGACGCATTTGTGCTGTGCCGAGACTTCAAGGGCCGCACGCCCATTCACCTGGCCTCAGCCTGCGGCCACACCGCGGTGCTGCGGACCCTGCTGCAGGCCGCCCTGTCCACGGACCCCCTGGACACCGGGGTGGATTACAGCGGATACTCGCCCATGCACTGGGCCTCCTACACTG GACACGAAGATTGTCTGGAGTTGTTACTTGAACACAGCCCGTTTTCATATCTGGAAGGAAACCCCTTCACTCCTTTGCACTGTGCAGT TATTAATAGCCAGGACAGCACCACAGAGATGCTGCTGGGAGCTCTGGGTGCCAAGATTGTGAACAGCCGAGATGCCAAAGGACG GACCCCTCTTCACGCCGCTGCCTTCGCAGACAACGTCTCTGGGCTCCGGATGCTGCTGCAGCACCAGGCCGAGGTGAACGCCACGGACCACACTGGCCGCACCGCGCTCATGACAGCGGCTGAGAACGGGCAGGCTGCAGCCGTGG AATTTCTGCTCTATCGAGGGAAGGCAGACCTTACTGTGATGGATGAGAACAAGAACACCGCCCTCCACTTGGCCTGTAGCAAG GGCCATGAGAAGTGTGCCCTCATGATCCTGGCAGAAACCCAAGACCTTGGCCTTATCAATGCTACCAACAGCGCGCTGCAGAT GCCGCTGCACATCGCTGCCCGGAGCGGCCTGGCCTCCGTGGTGCAGGCCCTGCTGAGCCGCGGGGCCACCGTGCTGGCTGTGGATGAAGAAG GGAACTCTTCAGAGCAGGGACCCAACACCGATACGCTAGAGTCTCTGAGGGGAGTCTGA